Genomic segment of Gracilinanus agilis isolate LMUSP501 unplaced genomic scaffold, AgileGrace unplaced_scaffold9653, whole genome shotgun sequence:
tttctcttgtGGCTTCTATCTTTTTGACCATGCCTATAGAAGTGGCTTTTATGCTTTTTTACCCTCCAAGGTCAATTATTTGGTGACAGTAGCATAGTCATCAGGCTAAAGGAAAATCTTCATATAAGTCAGTTAGTGGTAGGGTTTAGAGTAAAGAGTACAAGATTAGGAATCCAAAATTTTAGAATGGGTTCCTAGTCACATTTGGGCTTTGCAAGTCTCAACTTGGATATCTGTCAATACCATATGAGGTTTATGCAAGGAGAGTGTTTTAAATTATATGTTAAGGTATAAATCGTATGTTTTATCACATGGTTCTAGGCTGCTCCAAATCGCCTAACAGGCTAGTTTGCAAACTATCATTGACCACAAAGTATGAGACGTGATTGTTGACATGAAAAGAATCCATTCCAACTATTGAGAAGACATTTTAAAGTTCAGGTCTCATGGATGCTGGTTCAATAATGTATAGGAAAAAATTTGTGTATAAGTAGCAACATCATAATTTAATTCTTTGTATAGGTAATGTGATATCATCAAGGGTGATGGAAACAGCCAATGAGACCTTTGAAGGATACTTCATCTTACTGGGTTTCTCTGACCGGCCAATGCTTGAGATGACTCTCTTTTTCATCAatctaattttttacttttttgctgTCACGGGCAATTCAACTATCATCCTGCTCTCCCTCTTGGACCCTCGACTTCATACTCCCATGTACTTCTTCCTCAGTAACTTGTCTCTTTTGGATCTTTGCTATACAACCAGCAGTATCCCCCAGATGTTAGTAAATCTCTGGGGTCCCAGAAAAACCATCACATATACAGGCTGTGTGGTTCagctttttgcttttctctcagTGGGAGGTATTGAATGCATTCTCCTCTCAGTCATGGCCTATGACCGTTATGTAGCAGTCTGCAAGCCCCTCCACTACATGGTCATCATGCACCCCCAGTTGTGTTTACAACTGGCTGCTTTTGCCTGGCTTAGTGGAATTGCCAACTCCATTCTGATGTCTCCACTCACCTTGTCACTTGGGCGGTGTGGCCAACGACATATCAACCACTTTGTATGTGAGATGCCAGCTCTGATACGAATCTCCTGTGCTGATACTAGTCGAGTGGAGGGCCTAGCCTTCTTCCTGGCCATCCCTATTGTTCTGGTGCCCCTCACCATGATCCTGGTCTCCTATGGGTACATTGCTGCTGCTGTGATGAATATTAAGTCAACAGCTGGCAGGAAGAAAGCCTTCAACACTTGTTCTTCACATATGATTGTTGTATCACTCTTCTATAGCACCATCATTTACATGTACATGCAGCCAGGCAATGTGGCTAGTCAGGACCAAGGCAAGTTCCTCACTCTCTTCTATTGT
This window contains:
- the LOC123256723 gene encoding putative olfactory receptor 2W6, whose translation is MWIKVMETANETFEGYFILLGFSDRPMLEMTLFFINLIFYFFAVTGNSTIILLSLLDPRLHTPMYFFLSNLSLLDLCYTTSSIPQMLVNLWGPRKTITYTGCVVQLFAFLSVGGIECILLSVMAYDRYVAVCKPLHYMVIMHPQLCLQLAAFAWLSGIANSILMSPLTLSLGRCGQRHINHFVCEMPALIRISCADTSRVEGLAFFLAIPIVLVPLTMILVSYGYIAAAVMNIKSTAGRKKAFNTCSSHMIVVSLFYSTIIYMYMQPGNVASQDQGKFLTLFYCLVTPTLNPFIYTLRNKEVKGAMRKVLGYGSSLH